In a single window of the Listeria cossartiae subsp. cossartiae genome:
- a CDS encoding SDR family oxidoreductase, with protein sequence MKVLVFGGTRFFGKKLVERLISDGHDVTIGTRGKTEDDFGDSIKRVVLNRESRDDLFQLAKEEWDVIYDNICFSPKEALYAVDAFKGKVKRYIYTSSLSVYSQKGRALVEDDFNPKHYEIVIGDKEDFDYGEGKRLAEAVFFQKASFPVVAVRFPIVLGLDDYTKRLHFHIDHIKNHEEIGISNGQAEIGFITSDEAAHFLAWVGVESDLTGPINAASDGTYALNSFIKMLEAKTGEVALVESVTDDVDDSPFGLEKTYYLDNTKAKEAGFIFNDLQEWLPTLVTDILKEN encoded by the coding sequence ATGAAAGTTTTAGTATTTGGTGGCACGCGCTTTTTCGGAAAGAAGTTAGTGGAAAGACTCATTTCGGACGGGCATGATGTAACTATTGGTACACGAGGAAAAACAGAAGATGATTTTGGCGATTCTATCAAACGGGTCGTTTTAAACCGAGAATCAAGAGATGATTTATTTCAATTAGCAAAAGAAGAATGGGATGTTATTTACGATAATATTTGTTTTTCTCCAAAAGAAGCGCTCTATGCAGTAGATGCTTTCAAAGGAAAGGTAAAACGATACATATATACGTCATCGCTTTCGGTATACAGTCAAAAAGGACGTGCACTAGTAGAAGATGACTTTAATCCAAAACATTATGAAATTGTGATAGGGGATAAGGAAGATTTCGATTACGGAGAAGGAAAACGACTTGCAGAAGCTGTATTTTTCCAAAAAGCTTCTTTTCCAGTTGTGGCGGTTCGCTTTCCGATAGTGCTTGGCCTTGATGATTATACGAAGCGACTGCATTTTCATATCGACCATATTAAAAATCACGAAGAAATTGGGATTAGTAATGGCCAAGCCGAAATTGGCTTTATTACCTCCGATGAAGCGGCGCATTTTTTAGCATGGGTTGGCGTAGAGTCTGATTTGACTGGACCAATTAATGCGGCTTCTGACGGCACGTATGCGTTAAATAGCTTTATCAAAATGCTCGAAGCGAAAACAGGCGAAGTGGCGCTAGTGGAATCAGTAACTGATGATGTGGACGATTCCCCATTTGGCCTTGAAAAAACCTATTACTTAGATAATACGAAAGCCAAAGAAGCTGGTTTCATTTTTAACGATTTACAAGAATGGCTACCGACTTTAGTGACGGATATTTTAAAAGAAAATTAA
- the virR gene encoding two-component system response regulator VirR, producing MVKVYIVEDDEVIRDTIRKHLSKWGFEIGVVEDFNNILQEFLSFEPQLVILDVNLPFFDGFYWCNQIREVSNVPIIFLSSRNSRMDQIMGMNMGADYYIEKPVDLDVLMARINALLRRTYSYADLEEANVMEHNNVFLHIDTNTLTHLEDKIELTKNEFLILYELMKQKGSIVSRDEIMRALWEDESFVDDNTLTVNVVRIRKKLAEIGLGEFIKTKKGQGYMIE from the coding sequence ATGGTGAAGGTATATATCGTAGAAGATGATGAAGTAATCCGTGATACCATCCGGAAACATTTAAGTAAATGGGGATTTGAAATTGGCGTAGTAGAGGATTTTAACAATATTTTACAAGAGTTCTTATCTTTTGAGCCCCAATTAGTTATTTTAGATGTCAATCTTCCTTTCTTTGATGGGTTTTATTGGTGTAATCAAATCCGTGAAGTATCAAATGTACCGATTATCTTTTTATCATCGCGTAATTCACGAATGGACCAAATTATGGGCATGAATATGGGCGCAGATTATTATATTGAGAAGCCAGTTGATCTCGATGTACTAATGGCGCGGATTAACGCACTTTTAAGACGAACATATTCTTATGCAGATTTAGAAGAAGCTAACGTAATGGAGCACAATAATGTCTTCCTTCACATCGATACGAATACTCTCACACATTTAGAAGATAAAATTGAGCTAACTAAAAATGAATTTTTAATTTTATATGAACTAATGAAACAAAAAGGTAGCATTGTAAGTCGTGACGAAATTATGCGCGCACTTTGGGAAGATGAAAGTTTTGTGGATGATAATACGTTGACAGTTAACGTCGTGCGAATTCGTAAAAAACTAGCCGAAATTGGTTTAGGTGAATTTATCAAAACGAAAAAAGGCCAAGGTTATATGATTGAATGA